A stretch of the Ensifer sp. PDNC004 genome encodes the following:
- a CDS encoding metal-dependent hydrolase, whose amino-acid sequence MKIKWLGHAAFHIETAKSKILIDPFFTGNPAFRDEERRDATAGLTHILLTHGHGDHVGDTIAIAKETGATVVANADLAAWLGRHGVKALEMGNTGGTIQLGSFSTTFVNALHSSAQLTEDGVSHSLGNANGLVLHFEDEPTLYHMGDTDIFSDMALINELHQPEIGIVPIGDRFTMGGAVAALACQRFFSFSTAIPCHYGSFPIIDQTPETFVAGMESASTKVATPQVGGVVAV is encoded by the coding sequence ATGAAGATCAAATGGCTCGGCCATGCCGCCTTTCACATCGAAACGGCAAAGTCCAAAATCCTGATCGACCCCTTCTTTACCGGCAATCCTGCCTTCCGCGATGAGGAGCGCCGGGACGCGACCGCCGGGCTCACCCACATTCTCCTGACCCATGGTCACGGCGACCATGTCGGCGACACCATTGCGATCGCCAAGGAGACGGGCGCAACGGTTGTTGCCAATGCCGACCTGGCCGCCTGGCTCGGCCGGCATGGCGTCAAGGCGCTGGAAATGGGCAACACCGGCGGCACGATCCAACTCGGCAGTTTCTCGACGACTTTTGTCAACGCGCTGCATTCGTCGGCGCAGCTGACCGAGGACGGCGTCTCGCACTCGCTCGGCAATGCCAACGGCCTGGTGCTGCATTTCGAGGACGAGCCGACGCTCTATCACATGGGCGACACGGACATCTTTTCCGACATGGCGCTGATCAACGAGCTGCATCAGCCGGAGATCGGCATCGTGCCGATCGGTGATCGTTTCACCATGGGCGGGGCGGTTGCGGCACTCGCCTGCCAGCGCTTCTTCTCGTTCTCGACGGCGATCCCCTGCCATTACGGCTCGTTCCCGATCATCGACCAGACGCCGGAAACCTTCGTTGCCGGCATGGAAAGTGCATCAACGAAGGTGGCGACGCCACAGGTCGGCGGCGTCGTCGCCGTGTGA
- a CDS encoding DUF1294 domain-containing protein: MSIAFALLAFAILVNLAAFGLFWYDKQAARSGKRRISERTLLTVALFGGSPGAMTARHIFRHKTRKEPFRTRLALIIVLQVALAAIGTLALQ, translated from the coding sequence ATGTCCATCGCCTTTGCCCTGCTCGCGTTCGCAATTCTCGTCAACTTGGCTGCCTTCGGGCTGTTCTGGTACGACAAGCAAGCGGCGCGGTCCGGCAAACGGCGGATCAGCGAGCGGACGCTGCTGACGGTCGCCCTGTTCGGCGGCAGCCCGGGTGCAATGACGGCGCGCCATATCTTCCGACACAAGACGCGTAAGGAACCCTTTCGCACGCGCCTCGCTTTGATCATCGTCTTGCAAGTGGCGCTGGCGGCCATTGGCACCCTGGCGTTGCAATGA
- a CDS encoding AEC family transporter: MTIVFESILPVFLLVLLGAWLKRSTLVDQNLWLGLEQFGYFILFPALLFSTLAEANFTGLQADATAIATIGSVSLMSLFVLLLWPMLRNRKVSAASFTSTFQTATRWNGFMALAIAHKLYGQLGLTLTALLMTLLIIPTNLYNIAVLVWFTGGRRDFRRFFMRIATNPIIVSSVLGIFVNLIGLKIYSPLMATIEMLASASLSLGLVMVGAGLRASDALKPSAVALLAVFLKLIVMPVFMVSASYLLGIRGDALLVVALGAAVPTAMNGYLLAKQMGGDAELYAAVATVQTVVSFFTIPLVLLLTAYVASN; this comes from the coding sequence ATGACTATCGTCTTCGAAAGCATCCTCCCCGTCTTCCTGCTGGTTCTGCTCGGCGCCTGGCTCAAGCGCTCGACGCTTGTCGACCAGAACCTTTGGCTGGGGCTGGAACAGTTCGGCTACTTCATCCTGTTCCCTGCCCTCCTGTTCTCGACCCTGGCTGAGGCCAATTTCACCGGATTGCAGGCGGACGCAACGGCCATCGCCACGATCGGCAGCGTCAGCCTGATGTCGCTTTTCGTGCTACTGCTTTGGCCTATGCTTAGAAACCGCAAGGTTTCCGCGGCGTCCTTCACCTCGACGTTCCAGACGGCGACACGGTGGAACGGCTTCATGGCGCTTGCGATCGCCCACAAACTCTACGGGCAACTCGGCCTGACACTGACCGCGCTCTTGATGACGCTCCTGATCATCCCGACCAATCTCTACAATATTGCCGTGCTCGTGTGGTTCACGGGCGGCAGACGTGACTTTCGCCGCTTCTTCATGCGAATCGCCACCAATCCGATCATCGTGTCTTCGGTGCTCGGAATTTTCGTCAACCTGATCGGACTGAAGATCTACAGCCCGCTGATGGCCACCATCGAGATGCTGGCGAGCGCGTCGCTCAGTCTCGGGCTGGTGATGGTCGGCGCCGGGTTACGGGCATCGGACGCGCTCAAACCAAGCGCCGTCGCGCTGCTTGCCGTCTTCCTCAAGCTGATCGTCATGCCGGTCTTCATGGTGAGCGCCAGCTACCTACTCGGCATTCGTGGCGACGCGCTTCTCGTTGTTGCCCTTGGCGCGGCGGTACCGACGGCGATGAACGGCTATTTGCTCGCCAAACAGATGGGTGGCGACGCCGAGCTCTATGCGGCCGTTGCCACCGTTCAGACCGTGGTTTCGTTCTTCACGATCCCGCTCGTCCTTCTTCTCACCGCCTACGTCGCGAGCAACTGA
- a CDS encoding GNAT family N-acetyltransferase gives MPVIRHARAGDVERLAEIGFRAWQSAIAGLADGEKMRRVAEAAFLRFLSDHWLSVLLVEGEGAIGGWCARENFDNAISDLWIEPQLQGRGFGALLLGEIEHRIAADGFDAVTTKTHARNDRAVRFFRNHGYGVSWLSTAYAPQLDSDVAFIGLSKSLEQTPGP, from the coding sequence ATGCCCGTCATCCGACATGCCCGCGCCGGCGACGTTGAAAGGCTGGCCGAAATCGGCTTTAGGGCCTGGCAATCGGCAATCGCGGGCCTTGCCGATGGCGAAAAGATGCGGCGCGTGGCCGAGGCCGCATTTCTCCGTTTTCTGTCCGATCACTGGCTTTCCGTTTTGCTCGTCGAAGGCGAAGGCGCCATCGGCGGATGGTGCGCGCGAGAGAACTTCGACAATGCGATCTCCGATTTGTGGATCGAGCCGCAGCTCCAGGGCAGGGGCTTCGGCGCGCTGTTGCTCGGCGAGATCGAACATCGCATTGCTGCGGATGGATTCGACGCCGTCACCACCAAGACACACGCGCGAAATGACCGCGCCGTGCGCTTCTTCCGCAATCACGGCTATGGCGTGAGCTGGCTGTCGACCGCCTATGCGCCACAACTCGACAGCGACGTTGCCTTCATCGGCCTGAGCAAATCCCTGGAGCAGACCCCGGGTCCCTGA
- a CDS encoding acyl-CoA dehydrogenase family protein: protein MNQMNRTEQKLAELNQPKPWSGVNAYRSDPLVVDITSGMSKTLRDEFDVLGRYVTSPEAQELARMANEGPPKLKTHGPRGERLDVVEFHPAWHALMRRSMSSGLHASAWENLPDERNQSHKVRAIRFYLTAQLECGHLCPLTMTSASLAAITASPAVQKEWAPKILSRKYDSTNRPWMQKSAVTVGMGMTEKQGGTDVRANTSTAERVGEGIYRLNGHKWFMSAPMSDAFVMLAQTREGLACFLVPRLLEDGSANGLRFQRLKDKLGNRSNASSEVEFSDTFGFILGAPDAGLRTILDMVTLTRLDCALASAGMMRASLAEAVHHTRGRKVFGKPLVSQPMMTRVLADMALDVAAASALSFRLAEAFDRARSSAEDAAYARIMTPVAKYWACKIAPALIYEAMECLGGNGYVEERALARHYREAPVNAIWEGSGNVMALDVLRVLAKGKDLFEQLFVVLARDLGPSGRKTIDVLRAAMLLCERDEGAARMLVEQLALAAAAAELYRLGAGRIADAFLESRLAAGWRSTYGMLDSRFDSAYILDLLYPPAA from the coding sequence ATGAATCAGATGAACCGGACTGAACAGAAACTCGCCGAGCTGAACCAGCCCAAGCCCTGGTCCGGCGTCAACGCCTATCGTTCCGATCCGCTCGTGGTCGACATCACCTCGGGCATGAGCAAGACGTTGCGCGACGAGTTCGATGTGCTCGGCCGCTACGTCACCTCGCCGGAGGCGCAGGAACTGGCGCGCATGGCGAACGAAGGTCCGCCGAAGCTGAAGACCCACGGGCCGCGCGGCGAGCGTCTCGATGTCGTCGAGTTCCACCCGGCCTGGCATGCGCTGATGCGCCGCTCGATGTCCTCGGGCCTGCACGCGTCCGCCTGGGAAAATCTGCCGGACGAGCGCAACCAGTCGCATAAAGTCCGTGCGATCCGCTTCTATCTGACGGCGCAGCTCGAATGCGGCCATCTTTGCCCGCTGACGATGACCAGCGCGTCGCTGGCCGCGATCACCGCCTCGCCGGCGGTGCAGAAGGAGTGGGCGCCGAAGATCCTGTCGCGCAAATACGATTCCACCAACCGTCCGTGGATGCAGAAGTCTGCCGTCACCGTCGGCATGGGCATGACCGAGAAGCAGGGCGGCACCGACGTGCGCGCCAACACCTCGACCGCCGAACGGGTGGGCGAGGGGATCTATCGGCTGAATGGCCACAAGTGGTTCATGTCGGCGCCGATGAGCGACGCTTTCGTCATGCTGGCGCAGACCCGCGAAGGCCTTGCCTGCTTCCTGGTGCCGCGTCTGCTTGAGGACGGCAGCGCCAACGGCCTGCGGTTCCAGCGGCTGAAGGACAAGCTCGGCAACCGCTCCAATGCATCTTCCGAGGTCGAGTTCTCCGACACGTTCGGCTTCATCCTCGGCGCGCCGGATGCCGGCCTTCGCACGATCCTCGACATGGTAACGCTGACGCGGCTCGACTGTGCGCTCGCCTCCGCCGGCATGATGCGCGCTTCGCTTGCCGAAGCCGTGCATCATACGCGCGGCCGCAAGGTTTTCGGCAAGCCGCTCGTCAGCCAGCCGATGATGACGCGCGTGCTTGCCGACATGGCGCTCGACGTCGCCGCGGCGAGCGCGCTTTCGTTCCGCCTGGCCGAAGCCTTCGACAGGGCCCGCAGCAGCGCGGAAGACGCGGCCTATGCGCGGATCATGACGCCGGTTGCGAAATACTGGGCCTGCAAGATCGCGCCGGCACTGATCTATGAGGCGATGGAGTGCCTGGGCGGCAACGGCTATGTGGAAGAGCGTGCACTGGCGCGCCACTACCGCGAAGCGCCAGTGAACGCCATCTGGGAAGGCTCCGGCAACGTCATGGCGCTGGATGTGCTGCGGGTTCTCGCCAAGGGCAAGGACCTGTTCGAGCAGCTCTTCGTCGTGCTGGCGCGCGATCTCGGCCCGTCCGGCCGCAAGACCATCGACGTGCTGCGCGCGGCCATGTTGCTGTGCGAACGCGATGAAGGTGCCGCCCGCATGCTGGTCGAACAGCTGGCGCTCGCTGCCGCTGCCGCCGAGCTCTACCGTCTCGGTGCCGGTCGCATTGCCGATGCGTTCCTGGAATCACGCCTGGCCGCTGGCTGGCGCTCGACCTACGGCATGCTCGATTCGCGCTTCGATTCCGCCTACATCCTCGACCTTCTCTATCCCCCTGCGGCGTAA
- the gatC gene encoding Asp-tRNA(Asn)/Glu-tRNA(Gln) amidotransferase subunit GatC yields the protein MSVDLATVKRVARLARIAVSEEEAERMMGELNGILGFVEQLSEVNVEGVEPMTSVTPMDMKKRTDTVTDGNKADDIVANAPNSDRNFFLVPKVVE from the coding sequence ATGTCCGTAGACCTTGCCACCGTGAAGCGCGTCGCGCGCCTTGCCCGTATCGCCGTCAGCGAAGAAGAAGCCGAACGGATGATGGGCGAGCTCAATGGCATCCTCGGTTTCGTCGAGCAGCTCTCCGAAGTGAATGTCGAAGGCGTCGAGCCGATGACCTCGGTCACGCCGATGGATATGAAGAAGCGGACGGACACCGTGACGGACGGCAACAAGGCCGACGACATCGTTGCCAATGCGCCGAATTCCGATCGCAATTTCTTCCTCGTTCCGAAGGTGGTCGAGTAA
- a CDS encoding DUF6105 family protein, with protein sequence MKWFLILWGGPILLLTGWYSLSYYDMSFGFFMLTRQTHDLVFQIYGNVLGIPPESIPPLVARAIVVDSLIVFAIIGFRKRRQIAAWYRRRFGATAPQSERPSLASDASLSSAP encoded by the coding sequence ATGAAGTGGTTTCTGATCCTTTGGGGCGGACCGATCCTTCTGCTGACGGGCTGGTACAGTCTCTCGTACTACGACATGAGCTTCGGCTTTTTCATGCTGACGCGCCAAACCCATGATCTGGTGTTCCAGATCTACGGCAACGTCCTCGGCATTCCACCGGAATCGATCCCGCCGCTCGTCGCGCGCGCGATCGTCGTCGACAGCCTCATCGTTTTTGCCATCATCGGCTTTCGCAAGCGCCGCCAGATCGCGGCCTGGTATCGCCGCCGCTTCGGCGCCACGGCCCCTCAGTCCGAGAGGCCGTCTCTTGCCAGCGACGCCAGCCTGTCGAGCGCACCCTGA
- a CDS encoding YjhX family toxin codes for MDISRAEQRILHHLAQGGRIEITRDDKAITEIRCFTRDGWVYPGFDLELFRKLKRKKAISSSGGKPYRITERGLQLVRSELNNR; via the coding sequence ATGGACATCTCGCGCGCAGAACAGCGCATTCTTCATCATTTGGCCCAGGGCGGCCGCATCGAAATCACCCGCGACGACAAGGCGATCACCGAAATCCGGTGCTTCACCCGTGACGGCTGGGTCTATCCCGGCTTCGACCTCGAACTTTTCCGCAAATTGAAGCGGAAGAAGGCGATCTCATCGTCCGGCGGAAAACCCTACCGCATCACGGAACGCGGGCTGCAGCTCGTGCGCTCCGAACTTAACAACCGCTAG
- the gatA gene encoding Asp-tRNA(Asn)/Glu-tRNA(Gln) amidotransferase subunit GatA, protein MTDLTSLTIAEARAKLAAKDITAVELTDAYLGAIDAANEAINAYIAVTPEKAREMAKASDARIAAGKAGALEGIPLGIKDLFATEGVHTQACSHILDGFAPRYESTVTQNLWNDGAVMLGKLNMDEFAMGSSNETSYYGAVKNPWRAKGSNLDLVPGGSSGGSAAAVAAHLCAGATATDTGGSIRQPAAFTGTVGIKPTYGRCSRWGTVAFASSLDQAGPIARDVRDAAILLKSMASVDAKDTTSVDLPVPDYEAAIGKSIKGMKIGIPREYRVDGMPEEIEALWQQGIAWLKEAGAEIVDITLPHTRYALPAYYIVAPAEASSNLARYDGVRYGLRVDGKDIVDMYEKTRAAGFGHEVKRRIMIGTYVLSAGYYDAYYLQAQKVRTLIKRDFELAFHAGVDAILTPATPSSAFGIADEDLASDPVKMYLNDIFTVTVNMAGLPGIAVPGGLDHKGLPLGLQLIGKPFEEETLFKTAHVIEQAAGRFTPTKWW, encoded by the coding sequence ATGACCGACCTTACCAGCCTGACGATTGCCGAAGCCCGCGCCAAGCTCGCCGCCAAGGACATCACCGCCGTCGAACTGACCGACGCCTATCTCGGCGCGATCGATGCCGCCAATGAGGCGATCAACGCCTACATCGCCGTCACGCCCGAAAAGGCGCGCGAGATGGCCAAGGCCTCGGATGCGCGTATCGCCGCCGGCAAGGCCGGTGCGCTTGAAGGCATCCCGCTCGGCATCAAGGACCTCTTCGCCACCGAAGGCGTGCACACCCAGGCATGCAGCCACATCCTCGACGGATTTGCGCCGCGCTACGAATCGACCGTGACCCAGAACCTGTGGAACGACGGCGCCGTCATGCTCGGCAAGCTGAACATGGACGAGTTCGCCATGGGCTCGTCGAACGAGACCTCCTACTACGGCGCGGTCAAGAACCCGTGGCGCGCCAAGGGCTCGAACCTCGATCTCGTACCGGGCGGCTCCTCGGGCGGCTCTGCAGCGGCCGTCGCCGCGCATCTCTGCGCTGGTGCGACCGCTACCGATACGGGCGGCTCGATCCGCCAGCCTGCCGCCTTCACCGGCACCGTCGGCATCAAGCCGACCTATGGCCGCTGCTCGCGCTGGGGCACCGTCGCCTTCGCCTCGTCGCTCGACCAGGCAGGCCCGATCGCCCGTGACGTGCGCGATGCCGCAATCCTCCTGAAGTCGATGGCAAGCGTCGACGCCAAGGACACGACCTCGGTCGATCTGCCGGTGCCGGATTACGAAGCCGCGATCGGCAAGTCGATCAAGGGCATGAAGATCGGCATTCCGCGCGAGTACCGCGTCGATGGCATGCCGGAAGAGATCGAAGCGCTCTGGCAGCAGGGCATTGCCTGGCTGAAGGAAGCCGGTGCCGAGATCGTCGACATCACCCTGCCGCACACGAGATACGCGCTGCCGGCCTACTACATCGTCGCTCCGGCCGAGGCCTCCTCGAACCTTGCCCGCTATGACGGCGTTCGCTACGGCCTGCGCGTCGACGGCAAGGACATCGTCGACATGTACGAAAAGACGCGCGCCGCCGGCTTCGGCCACGAAGTCAAGCGCCGTATCATGATCGGCACCTACGTGCTTTCGGCCGGCTACTACGACGCCTACTATCTGCAGGCGCAGAAGGTGCGCACGCTGATCAAGCGCGACTTCGAACTGGCGTTCCACGCCGGCGTCGACGCTATTCTGACGCCGGCAACGCCGTCGTCCGCCTTCGGTATTGCCGACGAGGATCTCGCATCCGATCCGGTGAAGATGTACCTCAACGACATCTTCACGGTGACGGTCAACATGGCCGGCCTCCCGGGCATCGCCGTTCCCGGTGGCCTCGACCACAAGGGCCTGCCGCTTGGCCTGCAGCTGATCGGCAAGCCGTTCGAGGAAGAGACGCTGTTCAAGACGGCGCATGTGATCGAACAGGCGGCCGGCCGCTTCACCCCCACCAAGTGGTGGTAA
- a CDS encoding diguanylate cyclase, which yields MLDKTVPRPLVLRPFHHSFWLAGLGVIVFTACVLGILSRPVGMLASIWPANAILLGLLIRRPSLASPAGWLTAALAYVLADLVTGADLYEAAALNTANMVGVVIGFLLYRRFSPEHRHLRRARSVLYMFAASSLAAMGASLVGAVAVQLSFGTPATEAFVAWLTTELVNYVVLLPVFLAAPLPEDSLRSRGARVASSVAPASATAWPFVSLVLSCAAALFVGGPGAFAFPVPALLWCALSYGLFPVTILTAIVCVLTQIAVASGALHLGVSGVAEETLTSTRLGTTLLALCPLAVASVDAARRALIGRLSHAVDYDFLTQCLARATFMARAAALIAAPVARKGGTVVMMLDIDRFKAINDTYGHAVGDQVLISVAGVVRAALRGDDLVGRLGGEEFAVVLVRQSPTDALKVAERLLEAVRALHIDLEQGGSIAVTISIGAAEVMTRDTGLDGLLLAADRALYQAKAAGRDRVQCAAPSSAHAK from the coding sequence ATGCTGGATAAAACGGTTCCGCGACCGTTGGTTCTGAGACCTTTCCACCATTCGTTTTGGCTTGCCGGCCTAGGCGTGATCGTCTTCACCGCCTGCGTGCTCGGCATCTTGAGCCGCCCTGTCGGCATGCTGGCCTCGATCTGGCCGGCAAATGCGATCCTGCTCGGCCTGCTGATCAGAAGACCGTCGCTTGCCAGCCCGGCTGGATGGTTGACGGCGGCACTGGCCTACGTACTTGCGGACCTGGTGACCGGTGCGGATCTCTATGAAGCCGCGGCGCTGAATACGGCGAACATGGTCGGCGTCGTCATCGGTTTCCTGCTCTATCGCCGCTTTTCGCCTGAGCACCGGCATCTGCGCCGGGCGCGCTCGGTGCTTTATATGTTCGCGGCATCCTCCCTGGCGGCGATGGGCGCCTCGCTCGTTGGAGCGGTTGCGGTTCAGCTGTCGTTCGGCACGCCGGCCACGGAAGCATTCGTCGCCTGGCTGACCACCGAGCTGGTCAATTATGTCGTGCTGCTTCCGGTGTTCCTGGCTGCACCGCTTCCGGAAGACAGTTTGCGGTCCCGTGGCGCGCGAGTGGCGTCGTCGGTGGCCCCGGCTTCAGCGACTGCCTGGCCGTTCGTCTCCCTGGTTCTGTCCTGCGCTGCGGCGCTCTTCGTCGGCGGGCCGGGCGCTTTCGCCTTCCCGGTGCCGGCGCTCTTATGGTGCGCGCTCAGTTATGGTCTGTTTCCGGTGACGATCCTGACGGCGATCGTTTGCGTGTTGACGCAGATTGCCGTTGCCTCCGGCGCGCTGCACCTCGGCGTCAGCGGCGTTGCCGAGGAAACGCTCACCTCGACCCGGCTGGGAACGACCCTGCTTGCGCTCTGCCCGCTGGCGGTCGCCAGCGTCGATGCCGCACGACGGGCGCTGATTGGGCGCCTGTCCCATGCGGTCGATTATGATTTTCTGACCCAGTGCCTGGCGCGCGCGACCTTCATGGCGCGCGCGGCCGCGCTGATCGCAGCGCCGGTCGCCCGAAAAGGCGGAACGGTGGTGATGATGCTCGATATCGACCGCTTCAAGGCGATCAATGACACCTATGGTCATGCCGTCGGCGATCAGGTGCTGATTTCGGTTGCCGGCGTCGTTCGCGCGGCACTGCGCGGTGACGATCTCGTCGGCCGGCTTGGCGGCGAAGAGTTCGCCGTTGTACTGGTTCGGCAATCCCCGACCGATGCGCTCAAAGTTGCCGAGCGGCTGCTTGAGGCCGTGCGGGCGCTTCATATCGATCTGGAGCAGGGCGGAAGCATCGCCGTCACCATCAGCATCGGCGCTGCCGAAGTCATGACCCGCGACACTGGCCTCGACGGCTTGCTGCTTGCGGCCGACCGCGCGCTCTACCAGGCGAAGGCTGCGGGCCGCGACCGCGTGCAATGCGCGGCCCCGTCGAGCGCTCACGCTAAGTAA
- the ruvX gene encoding Holliday junction resolvase RuvX: MAILTIEELAAQLQPNQAIAGLDLGTKTIGLSVSDLGRRFATPREVIRRVKFGVDAEALLSAGNKEKIAAFVIGLPVNMDGTEGPRCQATRAFVRNMEQKTPLPFIFWDERLSTVAAERVLIEMDVSRRKRAERIDSAAASFILQGALDRLASLARDGLSD, encoded by the coding sequence ATGGCAATTCTCACCATCGAAGAACTCGCAGCCCAGCTACAGCCGAACCAGGCGATCGCGGGTCTCGACCTCGGCACGAAAACGATCGGCCTCTCGGTCTCCGATCTGGGCCGTCGCTTTGCGACCCCGCGCGAGGTGATCCGCCGGGTCAAGTTCGGCGTGGACGCGGAGGCGCTGCTCTCGGCAGGGAACAAAGAAAAGATCGCGGCCTTCGTCATCGGCCTGCCGGTCAACATGGACGGCACCGAAGGACCGCGCTGTCAGGCGACCCGCGCCTTCGTGCGCAACATGGAACAGAAGACGCCCCTGCCCTTCATCTTCTGGGATGAAAGGCTGTCGACGGTCGCGGCCGAGCGGGTGCTGATCGAGATGGATGTGTCGCGACGCAAGCGGGCCGAACGCATCGATTCGGCCGCAGCATCCTTCATTCTTCAGGGTGCGCTCGACAGGCTGGCGTCGCTGGCAAGAGACGGCCTCTCGGACTGA
- a CDS encoding aspartate carbamoyltransferase catalytic subunit → MITFPHRHLLGIKGLTEQDITYLLDRADEAVQISRQREKKTSTLRGLTQINLFFEASTRTQSSFELAGKRLGADVMNMSVGNSSVKKGETLIDTAMTLNAMHPDVLVVRHSSAGAAALLAQKVSCSVVNAGDGQHEHPTQALLDALTIRRAKGKLSRIIVAICGDVLHSRVARSNILLLNQMGARVRVVAPATLLPSGIADMGVEVYHSMAEGLKDADVVMMLRLQRERMAGSFVPSVREYFHYYGLDAEKLKAAKEDALVMHPGPMNRGVEIASEIADGPQSVIEQQVEMGVAVRMAVMETLLLSQNQGPRT, encoded by the coding sequence ATGATCACTTTCCCGCATCGCCACCTGCTCGGCATCAAGGGGCTTACGGAGCAGGATATAACCTATCTGCTCGATCGCGCCGATGAAGCCGTCCAAATCTCCCGTCAAAGAGAAAAGAAGACGTCGACGCTTCGGGGTCTGACGCAGATCAACCTCTTCTTCGAGGCCTCGACCCGCACGCAGTCTTCCTTCGAGCTTGCCGGCAAACGCCTTGGCGCCGACGTGATGAACATGTCGGTCGGCAACTCCTCGGTAAAGAAGGGAGAAACGCTGATCGACACGGCGATGACGCTGAACGCCATGCACCCCGATGTGCTGGTCGTGCGCCATTCGTCGGCGGGTGCTGCCGCCCTTCTCGCGCAGAAAGTCTCCTGCTCCGTCGTCAACGCCGGCGACGGCCAGCACGAGCACCCGACGCAGGCGCTGCTCGACGCGCTGACGATCCGCCGCGCCAAGGGCAAGCTCTCGCGCATCATCGTCGCCATCTGCGGCGACGTGCTGCACTCGCGTGTGGCGCGCTCCAACATTCTGCTCCTCAACCAGATGGGCGCACGCGTCCGCGTCGTCGCACCGGCAACGCTGCTTCCTTCCGGCATCGCCGACATGGGCGTCGAGGTCTACCATTCGATGGCCGAGGGCCTGAAGGATGCGGATGTCGTCATGATGCTGCGCCTGCAGCGCGAGCGCATGGCCGGGTCCTTCGTGCCGTCCGTGCGCGAATACTTCCACTACTACGGGCTCGATGCGGAAAAGCTGAAGGCGGCCAAGGAGGATGCGCTTGTCATGCATCCCGGGCCGATGAACCGCGGCGTCGAGATCGCCTCGGAAATCGCCGACGGGCCGCAGAGCGTGATCGAACAGCAGGTCGAGATGGGCGTTGCCGTGCGCATGGCAGTGATGGAAACACTGCTTCTCTCGCAGAACCAGGGGCCGCGCACATGA